A genomic window from Gambusia affinis linkage group LG16, SWU_Gaff_1.0, whole genome shotgun sequence includes:
- the iars2 gene encoding isoleucine--tRNA ligase, mitochondrial isoform X3, protein MLLTRVSPVYQTLTRWGRRSQPGGGLFLSRAVGCSCSRRHAVSPGEGSAQPAEPGSAQAMYRDTVLLPRTEFPMKLTGQKLLDRELQIQQECGFAELYSWQRERKAKKEFCLHDGPPYANGDAHVGHALNKILKDIRNRFEMLRGRQVHYIPGWDCHGLPIELKALGELGTSGLSPLEIRQKAREFAEGAIARQKAAFQRWGVMADWEQCYYTFDGAYEAAQLKVFQEMHGKGLVYQDYKPVFWSPSSRTALAEAELEYNPEHVSRAVYATFPLATLPPKISSEEAGLENVSVLVWTTQPWTIPANQAVCYMPNAQYSVVKRADSSQLLLLATERTASLAALLGTELQTVGTFTGSQLEGGICKHPTIPDKQVPLLPASHVTMGKGTGLVHTAPAHGMDDYSVASQFKLPVECMVDEDGRFTELAGPKLQNLSVMTEGTDTVISMLNESGALVLEEQCVHSYPYDWRTKQPVVIRPSKQWFINTASLKDKAKEALQKVRVLPESARGSLLTMLDRRTYWCISRQRSWGVPIPVFYHKESGEPLINKYTVSHIAKLFKEKGSDCWWELPIEALLPPEVLKKSKAGPVSDYLRGDDVLDIWFDSGASWAAVLEESDPRADAYVEGKDQLGGWFQSSLLTSVAISNKAPYKSLVVHGFAVSEKGEKMSKSLGNVVDPDEVINGKEDGSVPAYGADVLRWWVAESNVFSEVQIGPGTLNLARDSISKLRNSLRFLLGNLQGFDQRTQAVDPQQMYYIDQYMLHLLREYSMKITDAYSEFDAGRVIRILQAFISRDLSSFYFSIIKDRLYCSPEDSLGRRSCQTALEEILDGVTRSVAPILPHLAEEVYLHTPGHDKAETLFRSGWIKSSSVWRRPGLEEAVEGACAIRDSFLSSIPGKNAAQYDLTIAIEPGLLFELMESLQEEPTSTDSQLAELMMAARVNLTSKLPRDLNPDVLLSHGTFLINLEGGVIREDSPYSIAVMPTSSARCPRCRRYTSESTDCLCPRCQTVVSHAG, encoded by the exons ATGCTGCTGACCCGGGTGTCGCCAGTGTACCAAACGCTGACGAGATGGGGACGGAGGTCACAGCCGGGAGGTGGCCTCTTTCTTAGCCGCGCGGTCGGCTGCAGCTGTAGCCGCCGTCATGCTGTCAGTCCCGGGGAAGGCAGCGCTCAGCCCGCAGAGCCTGGTTCCGCCCAGGCTATGTACCGGGACACAGTGCTTCTTCCTCGGACTGAGTTTCCCATGAAACTGACCGGACAAAAGCTGTTGGACCGAGAACTTCAGATCCAGCAG GAATGTGGTTTTGCAGAGTTGTATTCATGGCAGAGAGAAAGGAAAGCCAAGAAAGAGTTCTGCCTTCATGACGGACCACCTTATGCAAACGGGGACGCTCATGTTGGACACGCACTcaacaaa ATCCTGAAAGACATCCGTAACCGTTTTGAGATGCTAAGAGGACGTCAGGTCCACTACATCCCCGGCTGGGACTGCCACGGCCTGCCCATAGAGCTCAAAGCTTTGGGAGAACTTGGCACTAGTGGGCTCAGTCCATTGGAGATAAGACAGAAAG CCCGGGAGTTTGCTGAAGGGGCGATAGCTCGGCAGAAAGCCGCCTTCCAACGTTGGGGGGTGATGGCTGACTGGGAGCAGTGCTACTACACGTTTGATGGAGCTTATGAGGCTGCTCAGTTAAAGGTCTTCCAGGAGATGCATGGCAAG GGACTGGTATATCAGGACTACAAACCTGTCTTCTGGTCTCCTTCATCCAG AACGGCCCTGGCTGAGGCTGAGCTGGAATACAACCCTGAGCATGTGAGCAGAGCTGTCTACGCCACCTTCCCTCTGGCGACGCTCCCACCAAAGATTTCCTCAGAGGAAG CAGGTCTGGAGAATGTTTCGGTGTTGGTTTGGACCACCCAGCCTTGGACCATCCCTGCCAACCAGGCCGTCTGCTACATGCCCAATGCCCA GTACTCCGTGGTGAAGAGGGCCGACTCttcccagctgctgctgctggcaaCTGAACGCACAGCGAGCCTCGCCGCGCTGCTGGGCACAGAGCTGCAGACTGTTGGCACCTTCACAG gtTCACAACTTGAAGGTGGAATCTGCAAACATCCTACTATTCCTGACAAGCAAGTCCCGTTGTTGCCAGCCAGCCACGTGACAATGGGGAAAGGGACGGGATTGGTCCACACTGCACCTGCTCATGGCATGGACGATTACAGCGTCGCTTCACAGTTTAAACTGCCTGTg GAGTGTATGGTGGATGAAGATGGCAGGTTCACAGAGCTGGCAGGACCCAAGCTGCAGAACCTCTCGGTGATGACTGAAGGAACTGATACAG TGATTTCCATGCTGAACGAGAGCGgtgctctggttctggaggagcAGTGCGTCCACAGCTACCCGTATGACTGGCGGACGAAGCAGCCTGTGGTCATCAGGCCTAGTAAACAATGGTTTATCAACACTGCATCACTGAAAGACAAGGCAAAG GAGGCGCTGCAGAAGGTTCGTGTTCTACCGGAGTCGGCGAGAGGCAGCCTGCTGACCATGCTGGACAGACGGACGTACTGGTGCATCTCCAGGCAGCGGAGCTGGGGCGTCCCAATCCCTGTCTTCTACCATAAAGAGAGTGGGGAACCTCTCATTAACAA ATACACAGTCTCCCACATAGCAAAACTCTTCAAAGAAAAAGGCAGCGACTGTTGGTGGGAGCTTCCCATCGAGGCTCTGCTGCCCCCAGAGGTTCTCAAGAAG AGTAAAGCAGGACCGGTGAGCGACTACCTTCGAGGAGATGACGTTCTGGACATCTGGTTTGACAGTGGAGCATCATGGGCAGCTGTGCTGGAAG AGTCGGACCCCAGAGCCGATGCATATGTGGAGGGAAAGGACCAGCTTGGAGGCTGGTTTCAGTCCTCGCTGCTCACCAGCGTAGCCATCAGCAACAAAGCGCCCTATAA ATCTCTGGTGGTCCATGGCTTTGCAGTCAGtgagaaaggagaaaagatgTCCAAGTCTCTGGGGAACGTTGTGGATCCTGATGAAGTCATTAACGGAAAGGAG GACGGCAGCGTACCGGCGTACGGGGCAGATGTTCTGCGCTGGTGGGTCGCAGAATCAAACGTCTTCTCCGAAGTCCAGATTGGACCGGGCACCCTTAACTTGGCCCGCGACAGCATCAGCAAG ttgaGGAACTCGCTCAGGTTTCTGCTCGGCAACCTGCAGGGCTTCGACCAACGCACGCAAGCCGTGGACCCCCAACAGATGTACTATATTGATCAGTACATGCTGCACCTGCTGCGGGAGTACAGCATGAAG ATTACAGATGCTTACAGCGAGTTTGATGCTGGCAGAGTGATCCGTATCCTCCAAGCCTTCATCTCCAGAGACTTGTCCAGTTTTTACTTCAGCATCATAAAGGACAG GCTGTACTGCAGTCCGGAGGACTCGTTGGGCAGGCGATCATGTCAGACTGCTTTAGAGGAAATTCTGGATGGCGTGACTCGATCTGTTGCTCCTATCCTGCCTCACCTAGCAGAAGAGGTCTACCTCCACACTCCAGGACACGACA AAGCGGAGACGTTATTCCGAAGCGGGTGGATCAAAAGCAGCTCTGTGTGGCGGCGCCCGGGTCTGGAGGAGGCTGTGGAAGGAGCCTGCGCCATTCGGGACTCCTTCCTGTCTTCGATTCCTGGTAAAAACGCCGCCCAGTATGATCTGACGATTGCCATCGAACCGGGACTCCTGTTTGAGCTCATGGAG TCTCTCCAGGAAGAGCCCACCTCCACCGACTCCCAGCTAGCTGAGCTGATGATGGCAGCGCGAGTCAACCTGACCAGCAAACTGCCCCGCGACCTGAATCCCGATGTCCTGCTGAGCCACGGCACCTTCCTCATCAACCTGGAAG GTGGCGTTATTCGTGAGGACAGCCCCTACAGCATCGCCGTGATGCCCACCTCTTCAGCACGCTGCCCTCGATGCCGCCGCTACACCTCAGAGTCCACAGACTGTCTGTGTCCGCGCTGCCAGACTGTCGTCTCACATGCCGGATGA
- the iars2 gene encoding isoleucine--tRNA ligase, mitochondrial isoform X4, protein MLLTRVSPVYQTLTRWGRRSQPGGGLFLSRAVGCSCSRRHAVSPGEGSAQPAEPGSAQAMYRDTVLLPRTEFPMKLTGQKLLDRELQIQQECGFAELYSWQRERKAKKEFCLHDGPPYANGDAHVGHALNKILKDIRNRFEMLRGRQVHYIPGWDCHGLPIELKALGELGTSGLSPLEIRQKAREFAEGAIARQKAAFQRWGVMADWEQCYYTFDGAYEAAQLKVFQEMHGKGLVYQDYKPVFWSPSSRTALAEAELEYNPEHVSRAVYATFPLATLPPKISSEEGLENVSVLVWTTQPWTIPANQAVCYMPNAQYSVVKRADSSQLLLLATERTASLAALLGTELQTVGTFTGSQLEGGICKHPTIPDKQVPLLPASHVTMGKGTGLVHTAPAHGMDDYSVASQFKLPVECMVDEDGRFTELAGPKLQNLSVMTEGTDTVISMLNESGALVLEEQCVHSYPYDWRTKQPVVIRPSKQWFINTASLKDKAKEALQKVRVLPESARGSLLTMLDRRTYWCISRQRSWGVPIPVFYHKESGEPLINKYTVSHIAKLFKEKGSDCWWELPIEALLPPEVLKKSKAGPVSDYLRGDDVLDIWFDSGASWAAVLEESDPRADAYVEGKDQLGGWFQSSLLTSVAISNKAPYKSLVVHGFAVSEKGEKMSKSLGNVVDPDEVINGKEDGSVPAYGADVLRWWVAESNVFSEVQIGPGTLNLARDSISKLRNSLRFLLGNLQGFDQRTQAVDPQQMYYIDQYMLHLLREYSMKITDAYSEFDAGRVIRILQAFISRDLSSFYFSIIKDRLYCSPEDSLGRRSCQTALEEILDGVTRSVAPILPHLAEEVYLHTPGHDKAETLFRSGWIKSSSVWRRPGLEEAVEGACAIRDSFLSSIPGKNAAQYDLTIAIEPGLLFELMESLQEEPTSTDSQLAELMMAARVNLTSKLPRDLNPDVLLSHGTFLINLEGGVIREDSPYSIAVMPTSSARCPRCRRYTSESTDCLCPRCQTVVSHAG, encoded by the exons ATGCTGCTGACCCGGGTGTCGCCAGTGTACCAAACGCTGACGAGATGGGGACGGAGGTCACAGCCGGGAGGTGGCCTCTTTCTTAGCCGCGCGGTCGGCTGCAGCTGTAGCCGCCGTCATGCTGTCAGTCCCGGGGAAGGCAGCGCTCAGCCCGCAGAGCCTGGTTCCGCCCAGGCTATGTACCGGGACACAGTGCTTCTTCCTCGGACTGAGTTTCCCATGAAACTGACCGGACAAAAGCTGTTGGACCGAGAACTTCAGATCCAGCAG GAATGTGGTTTTGCAGAGTTGTATTCATGGCAGAGAGAAAGGAAAGCCAAGAAAGAGTTCTGCCTTCATGACGGACCACCTTATGCAAACGGGGACGCTCATGTTGGACACGCACTcaacaaa ATCCTGAAAGACATCCGTAACCGTTTTGAGATGCTAAGAGGACGTCAGGTCCACTACATCCCCGGCTGGGACTGCCACGGCCTGCCCATAGAGCTCAAAGCTTTGGGAGAACTTGGCACTAGTGGGCTCAGTCCATTGGAGATAAGACAGAAAG CCCGGGAGTTTGCTGAAGGGGCGATAGCTCGGCAGAAAGCCGCCTTCCAACGTTGGGGGGTGATGGCTGACTGGGAGCAGTGCTACTACACGTTTGATGGAGCTTATGAGGCTGCTCAGTTAAAGGTCTTCCAGGAGATGCATGGCAAG GGACTGGTATATCAGGACTACAAACCTGTCTTCTGGTCTCCTTCATCCAG AACGGCCCTGGCTGAGGCTGAGCTGGAATACAACCCTGAGCATGTGAGCAGAGCTGTCTACGCCACCTTCCCTCTGGCGACGCTCCCACCAAAGATTTCCTCAGAGGAAG GTCTGGAGAATGTTTCGGTGTTGGTTTGGACCACCCAGCCTTGGACCATCCCTGCCAACCAGGCCGTCTGCTACATGCCCAATGCCCA GTACTCCGTGGTGAAGAGGGCCGACTCttcccagctgctgctgctggcaaCTGAACGCACAGCGAGCCTCGCCGCGCTGCTGGGCACAGAGCTGCAGACTGTTGGCACCTTCACAG gtTCACAACTTGAAGGTGGAATCTGCAAACATCCTACTATTCCTGACAAGCAAGTCCCGTTGTTGCCAGCCAGCCACGTGACAATGGGGAAAGGGACGGGATTGGTCCACACTGCACCTGCTCATGGCATGGACGATTACAGCGTCGCTTCACAGTTTAAACTGCCTGTg GAGTGTATGGTGGATGAAGATGGCAGGTTCACAGAGCTGGCAGGACCCAAGCTGCAGAACCTCTCGGTGATGACTGAAGGAACTGATACAG TGATTTCCATGCTGAACGAGAGCGgtgctctggttctggaggagcAGTGCGTCCACAGCTACCCGTATGACTGGCGGACGAAGCAGCCTGTGGTCATCAGGCCTAGTAAACAATGGTTTATCAACACTGCATCACTGAAAGACAAGGCAAAG GAGGCGCTGCAGAAGGTTCGTGTTCTACCGGAGTCGGCGAGAGGCAGCCTGCTGACCATGCTGGACAGACGGACGTACTGGTGCATCTCCAGGCAGCGGAGCTGGGGCGTCCCAATCCCTGTCTTCTACCATAAAGAGAGTGGGGAACCTCTCATTAACAA ATACACAGTCTCCCACATAGCAAAACTCTTCAAAGAAAAAGGCAGCGACTGTTGGTGGGAGCTTCCCATCGAGGCTCTGCTGCCCCCAGAGGTTCTCAAGAAG AGTAAAGCAGGACCGGTGAGCGACTACCTTCGAGGAGATGACGTTCTGGACATCTGGTTTGACAGTGGAGCATCATGGGCAGCTGTGCTGGAAG AGTCGGACCCCAGAGCCGATGCATATGTGGAGGGAAAGGACCAGCTTGGAGGCTGGTTTCAGTCCTCGCTGCTCACCAGCGTAGCCATCAGCAACAAAGCGCCCTATAA ATCTCTGGTGGTCCATGGCTTTGCAGTCAGtgagaaaggagaaaagatgTCCAAGTCTCTGGGGAACGTTGTGGATCCTGATGAAGTCATTAACGGAAAGGAG GACGGCAGCGTACCGGCGTACGGGGCAGATGTTCTGCGCTGGTGGGTCGCAGAATCAAACGTCTTCTCCGAAGTCCAGATTGGACCGGGCACCCTTAACTTGGCCCGCGACAGCATCAGCAAG ttgaGGAACTCGCTCAGGTTTCTGCTCGGCAACCTGCAGGGCTTCGACCAACGCACGCAAGCCGTGGACCCCCAACAGATGTACTATATTGATCAGTACATGCTGCACCTGCTGCGGGAGTACAGCATGAAG ATTACAGATGCTTACAGCGAGTTTGATGCTGGCAGAGTGATCCGTATCCTCCAAGCCTTCATCTCCAGAGACTTGTCCAGTTTTTACTTCAGCATCATAAAGGACAG GCTGTACTGCAGTCCGGAGGACTCGTTGGGCAGGCGATCATGTCAGACTGCTTTAGAGGAAATTCTGGATGGCGTGACTCGATCTGTTGCTCCTATCCTGCCTCACCTAGCAGAAGAGGTCTACCTCCACACTCCAGGACACGACA AAGCGGAGACGTTATTCCGAAGCGGGTGGATCAAAAGCAGCTCTGTGTGGCGGCGCCCGGGTCTGGAGGAGGCTGTGGAAGGAGCCTGCGCCATTCGGGACTCCTTCCTGTCTTCGATTCCTGGTAAAAACGCCGCCCAGTATGATCTGACGATTGCCATCGAACCGGGACTCCTGTTTGAGCTCATGGAG TCTCTCCAGGAAGAGCCCACCTCCACCGACTCCCAGCTAGCTGAGCTGATGATGGCAGCGCGAGTCAACCTGACCAGCAAACTGCCCCGCGACCTGAATCCCGATGTCCTGCTGAGCCACGGCACCTTCCTCATCAACCTGGAAG GTGGCGTTATTCGTGAGGACAGCCCCTACAGCATCGCCGTGATGCCCACCTCTTCAGCACGCTGCCCTCGATGCCGCCGCTACACCTCAGAGTCCACAGACTGTCTGTGTCCGCGCTGCCAGACTGTCGTCTCACATGCCGGATGA
- the iars2 gene encoding isoleucine--tRNA ligase, mitochondrial isoform X1, with translation MLLTRVSPVYQTLTRWGRRSQPGGGLFLSRAVGCSCSRRHAVSPGEGSAQPAEPGSAQAMYRDTVLLPRTEFPMKLTGQKLLDRELQIQQECGFAELYSWQRERKAKKEFCLHDGPPYANGDAHVGHALNKILKDIRNRFEMLRGRQVHYIPGWDCHGLPIELKALGELGTSGLSPLEIRQKAREFAEGAIARQKAAFQRWGVMADWEQCYYTFDGAYEAAQLKVFQEMHGKGLVYQDYKPVFWSPSSRTALAEAELEYNPEHVSRAVYATFPLATLPPKISSEEAGLENVSVLVWTTQPWTIPANQAVCYMPNAQYSVVKRADSSQLLLLATERTASLAALLGTELQTVGTFTGSQLEGGICKHPTIPDKQVPLLPASHVTMGKGTGLVHTAPAHGMDDYSVASQFKLPVECMVDEDGRFTELAGPKLQNLSVMTEGTDTVISMLNESGALVLEEQCVHSYPYDWRTKQPVVIRPSKQWFINTASLKDKAKEALQKVRVLPESARGSLLTMLDRRTYWCISRQRSWGVPIPVFYHKESGEPLINKYTVSHIAKLFKEKGSDCWWELPIEALLPPEVLKKSKAGPVSDYLRGDDVLDIWFDSGASWAAVLEEEMEEASEEPESRLSWLSNSLRKPLVTESDPRADAYVEGKDQLGGWFQSSLLTSVAISNKAPYKSLVVHGFAVSEKGEKMSKSLGNVVDPDEVINGKEDGSVPAYGADVLRWWVAESNVFSEVQIGPGTLNLARDSISKLRNSLRFLLGNLQGFDQRTQAVDPQQMYYIDQYMLHLLREYSMKITDAYSEFDAGRVIRILQAFISRDLSSFYFSIIKDRLYCSPEDSLGRRSCQTALEEILDGVTRSVAPILPHLAEEVYLHTPGHDKAETLFRSGWIKSSSVWRRPGLEEAVEGACAIRDSFLSSIPGKNAAQYDLTIAIEPGLLFELMESLQEEPTSTDSQLAELMMAARVNLTSKLPRDLNPDVLLSHGTFLINLEGGVIREDSPYSIAVMPTSSARCPRCRRYTSESTDCLCPRCQTVVSHAG, from the exons ATGCTGCTGACCCGGGTGTCGCCAGTGTACCAAACGCTGACGAGATGGGGACGGAGGTCACAGCCGGGAGGTGGCCTCTTTCTTAGCCGCGCGGTCGGCTGCAGCTGTAGCCGCCGTCATGCTGTCAGTCCCGGGGAAGGCAGCGCTCAGCCCGCAGAGCCTGGTTCCGCCCAGGCTATGTACCGGGACACAGTGCTTCTTCCTCGGACTGAGTTTCCCATGAAACTGACCGGACAAAAGCTGTTGGACCGAGAACTTCAGATCCAGCAG GAATGTGGTTTTGCAGAGTTGTATTCATGGCAGAGAGAAAGGAAAGCCAAGAAAGAGTTCTGCCTTCATGACGGACCACCTTATGCAAACGGGGACGCTCATGTTGGACACGCACTcaacaaa ATCCTGAAAGACATCCGTAACCGTTTTGAGATGCTAAGAGGACGTCAGGTCCACTACATCCCCGGCTGGGACTGCCACGGCCTGCCCATAGAGCTCAAAGCTTTGGGAGAACTTGGCACTAGTGGGCTCAGTCCATTGGAGATAAGACAGAAAG CCCGGGAGTTTGCTGAAGGGGCGATAGCTCGGCAGAAAGCCGCCTTCCAACGTTGGGGGGTGATGGCTGACTGGGAGCAGTGCTACTACACGTTTGATGGAGCTTATGAGGCTGCTCAGTTAAAGGTCTTCCAGGAGATGCATGGCAAG GGACTGGTATATCAGGACTACAAACCTGTCTTCTGGTCTCCTTCATCCAG AACGGCCCTGGCTGAGGCTGAGCTGGAATACAACCCTGAGCATGTGAGCAGAGCTGTCTACGCCACCTTCCCTCTGGCGACGCTCCCACCAAAGATTTCCTCAGAGGAAG CAGGTCTGGAGAATGTTTCGGTGTTGGTTTGGACCACCCAGCCTTGGACCATCCCTGCCAACCAGGCCGTCTGCTACATGCCCAATGCCCA GTACTCCGTGGTGAAGAGGGCCGACTCttcccagctgctgctgctggcaaCTGAACGCACAGCGAGCCTCGCCGCGCTGCTGGGCACAGAGCTGCAGACTGTTGGCACCTTCACAG gtTCACAACTTGAAGGTGGAATCTGCAAACATCCTACTATTCCTGACAAGCAAGTCCCGTTGTTGCCAGCCAGCCACGTGACAATGGGGAAAGGGACGGGATTGGTCCACACTGCACCTGCTCATGGCATGGACGATTACAGCGTCGCTTCACAGTTTAAACTGCCTGTg GAGTGTATGGTGGATGAAGATGGCAGGTTCACAGAGCTGGCAGGACCCAAGCTGCAGAACCTCTCGGTGATGACTGAAGGAACTGATACAG TGATTTCCATGCTGAACGAGAGCGgtgctctggttctggaggagcAGTGCGTCCACAGCTACCCGTATGACTGGCGGACGAAGCAGCCTGTGGTCATCAGGCCTAGTAAACAATGGTTTATCAACACTGCATCACTGAAAGACAAGGCAAAG GAGGCGCTGCAGAAGGTTCGTGTTCTACCGGAGTCGGCGAGAGGCAGCCTGCTGACCATGCTGGACAGACGGACGTACTGGTGCATCTCCAGGCAGCGGAGCTGGGGCGTCCCAATCCCTGTCTTCTACCATAAAGAGAGTGGGGAACCTCTCATTAACAA ATACACAGTCTCCCACATAGCAAAACTCTTCAAAGAAAAAGGCAGCGACTGTTGGTGGGAGCTTCCCATCGAGGCTCTGCTGCCCCCAGAGGTTCTCAAGAAG AGTAAAGCAGGACCGGTGAGCGACTACCTTCGAGGAGATGACGTTCTGGACATCTGGTTTGACAGTGGAGCATCATGGGCAGCTGTGCTGGAAG aagagatggaggaagcaTCCGAGGAGCCAGAATCCCGTCTCAGCTGGCTCTCCAACTCGCTCCGCAAACCTCTAGTTACAG AGTCGGACCCCAGAGCCGATGCATATGTGGAGGGAAAGGACCAGCTTGGAGGCTGGTTTCAGTCCTCGCTGCTCACCAGCGTAGCCATCAGCAACAAAGCGCCCTATAA ATCTCTGGTGGTCCATGGCTTTGCAGTCAGtgagaaaggagaaaagatgTCCAAGTCTCTGGGGAACGTTGTGGATCCTGATGAAGTCATTAACGGAAAGGAG GACGGCAGCGTACCGGCGTACGGGGCAGATGTTCTGCGCTGGTGGGTCGCAGAATCAAACGTCTTCTCCGAAGTCCAGATTGGACCGGGCACCCTTAACTTGGCCCGCGACAGCATCAGCAAG ttgaGGAACTCGCTCAGGTTTCTGCTCGGCAACCTGCAGGGCTTCGACCAACGCACGCAAGCCGTGGACCCCCAACAGATGTACTATATTGATCAGTACATGCTGCACCTGCTGCGGGAGTACAGCATGAAG ATTACAGATGCTTACAGCGAGTTTGATGCTGGCAGAGTGATCCGTATCCTCCAAGCCTTCATCTCCAGAGACTTGTCCAGTTTTTACTTCAGCATCATAAAGGACAG GCTGTACTGCAGTCCGGAGGACTCGTTGGGCAGGCGATCATGTCAGACTGCTTTAGAGGAAATTCTGGATGGCGTGACTCGATCTGTTGCTCCTATCCTGCCTCACCTAGCAGAAGAGGTCTACCTCCACACTCCAGGACACGACA AAGCGGAGACGTTATTCCGAAGCGGGTGGATCAAAAGCAGCTCTGTGTGGCGGCGCCCGGGTCTGGAGGAGGCTGTGGAAGGAGCCTGCGCCATTCGGGACTCCTTCCTGTCTTCGATTCCTGGTAAAAACGCCGCCCAGTATGATCTGACGATTGCCATCGAACCGGGACTCCTGTTTGAGCTCATGGAG TCTCTCCAGGAAGAGCCCACCTCCACCGACTCCCAGCTAGCTGAGCTGATGATGGCAGCGCGAGTCAACCTGACCAGCAAACTGCCCCGCGACCTGAATCCCGATGTCCTGCTGAGCCACGGCACCTTCCTCATCAACCTGGAAG GTGGCGTTATTCGTGAGGACAGCCCCTACAGCATCGCCGTGATGCCCACCTCTTCAGCACGCTGCCCTCGATGCCGCCGCTACACCTCAGAGTCCACAGACTGTCTGTGTCCGCGCTGCCAGACTGTCGTCTCACATGCCGGATGA